One window of Felis catus isolate Fca126 chromosome D4, F.catus_Fca126_mat1.0, whole genome shotgun sequence genomic DNA carries:
- the PKN3 gene encoding serine/threonine-protein kinase N3 isoform X11: MEEGAPRQSGADQQPPEDEKEVIRRAIQKELKIKEGVENLRRVATDRRHLGHVQQLLRASNRRLEQLHGELRALHARILLPGPGLAAPATTGPQPPAEQPRARHLEALQRQLQVELKVKQGAENMTHTYASGTPKERKLLAAAQQMLRDSQLKVALLRMKISSLEASGSPEPGPELLAEELRHRLRIEAAVAEGAKNVVKLLGTRRTQDRKALAEAQAQLQESSQKLDLLRLALEQLLEGLPPAHPLRGRVARELRTAVSGKPQPSGVLVKPTAVTGTLEVRLLGCEQLLTAVPGRSPAAVLAGSPSQGWLRARAKQQRGGGELASEVLAVLKVDNRVVGQTGWGPVTKQSWDQTFIVPLERARELEIGVHWRDWRQLCGVAFLRLEDFLDNACHQLSLSLVPQGLLFAQVTFCDPVIERRPRLQRQKRIFSKRRGQDFLRASQMNLNMAAWGRLVMNLLPPCSSPSTISPPRACPQTPATPRGAANPASPSDFPPKKSPLEEEVRPPPKPPRLYLPREPTPEEIPRTKRPHMEPRTRLGPPLPASATRKPPRLQDFRCLAVLGRGHFGKVLLVQFKGTGKYYAIKALKKQEVLSRDEMESLYCEKRILEAVGRTGHPFLLSLLACFQTSSHACFVTEFAPGGDLMMQIHEDVFPEPQARFYLACVVLGLQFLHEKKIIYRDLKLDNLLLDAQGFLKIADFGLCKEGIGFGDRTSTFCGTPEFLAPEVLTQEAYTRAVDWWGLGVLLYEMLVGECPFPGDTEEEVFDCIVNADAPYPRFLSVQGLELIQKLLQKCPEQRLGADHRLAGPARPHRPAPLPAYPPWPYGPALLRGRVYRAAAGPDPA, translated from the exons TCTGGGGCCGACCAGCAGCCCCCAGAGGATGAGAAAGAGGTGATCCGCCGGGCCATCCAGAAGGAGCTGAAGATCAAGGAGGGTGTAGAGAACCTTCGGAGGGTGGCCACGGACCGCCGCCACTTGGGCCACGTACAGCAGCTGCTGCGGGCCTCCAACCGCCGCCTGGAGCAGCTGCACGGGGAGCTGAGGGCGCTGCACGCGCGCATCCTGCTGCCCGGGCCCGGCCTGGCCG CACCCGCCACCACGGGACCCCAGCCACCTGCAGAGCAGCCAAGGGCTCGGCACCTGGAGGCTCTACAGAGGCAGCTGCAGGTAGAGTTGAAGGTGAAGCAGGGGGCGGAGAACATGACGCACACATACGCCAGTGGCACGCCCAAG GAGAGGAAGCTCCTGGCAGCTGCCCAGCAGATGCTGCGGGACAGCCAGCTGAAGGTGGCCCTGCTGCGAATGAAGATTAGCAGCCTGGAAGCCAGTGGGTCCCCTGAACCAG GTCCTGAGCTGCTGGCAGAGGAGCTAAGGCATCGACTACGCATTGAGGCCGCTGTGGCCGAGGGCGCCAAGAACGTGGTGAAGCTGCTGGGTACCCGGCGGACACAAGACCGGAAGGCGCTGGCTGAG GCTCAGGCCCAGCTCCAGGAGTCCTCCCAGAAACTGGATCTCCTGCGGCTGGCCTTGGAACAGCTGCTGGAGGGATTGCCTCCTGCCCACCCTCTGCGTGGCAGAGTGGCCCGGGAGCTGCGGACTGCTGTGTCTGGGAAGCCCCAGCCTTCAGGGGTGCTCGTGAAGCCCACCGCCGTGACAG GGACGCTGGAGGTCCGTCTCCTGGGCTGTGAGCAGCTGCTGACAGCCGTGCCCGGACGCTCCCCGGCGGCTGTGCTGGCCGGGAGCCCCTCGCAGGGCTGGCTTCGGGCCCGGGCCAAGCAGCAGCGTGGCGGAGGAGAGCTGGCCA GTGAGGTGCTGGCTGTGCTGAAGGTGGACAATCGTGTCGTGGGCCAGACCGGCTGGGGGCCAGTGACCAAGCAGTCCTGGGACCAGACCTTTATTGTCCCCCTGGAGCGG GCCCGGGAGCTGGAGATTGGGGTGCACTGGCGGGACTGGAGGCAGCTGTGTGGCGTGGCCTTCCTGCGGCTGGAGGACTTCCTGGACAACGCTTGTCACCAGCTCTCCCTGAGTCTGGTGCCCCAGGGGCTGCTCTTTGCCCAG GTGACCTTCTGTGACCCTGTCATTGAGAGGAGGCCCCGGCTGCAGAGGCAGAAACGCATTTTCTCTAAACGCAGAG GTCAGGACTTTTTGAGGGCTTCCCAGATGAATCTCAACATGGCAGCCTGGGGGCGCTTGGTCATGAACTTGCTGCCCCCCTGCAGCTCCCCAAGCACGATCAGCCCCCCCAGAGCGTGCCCCCAGACCCCAGCCACGCCCCGGGGAGCTGCCAACCCTGCCTCGCCCAG TGATTTCCCACCCAAGAAGAGCCCCTTGGAAGAAGAGGTGAGGCCCCCGCCCAAGCCCCCACGTCTCTACCTGCCCCGGGAGCCAACCCCCGAGGAGATACCG CGCACCAAACGGCCCCACATGGAGCCCAGGACTCGACTCGGGCCACCGCTTCCAGCCTCAGCCACCAG GAAACCCCCCCGCCTTCAGGACTTCCGTTGCTTGGCCGTGCTGGGCCGGGGACACTTCGGGAAG GTCCTCCTGGTCCAGTTCAAGGGGACGGGGAAATACTACGCCATCAAAGCGCTGAAGAAGCAGGAGGTGCTGAGCCGGGACGAGATGGAGAG CCTGTACTGCGAGAAACGCATCCTGGAGGCTGTGGGCCGCACAGGGCACCCCTTCCTGCTGTCCCTCCTCGCCTGCTTCCAGACCTCCAGCCACGCCTGCTTCGTGACAGAGTTTGCGCCCGGTGGTGACCTCATGATGCAGATCCACGAGGACGTCttccctgagccccaggcccG GTTCTACCTGGCCTGTGTGGTCCTTGGGTTACAGTTCTTACACGAGAAGAAAATCATTTACAG GGACCTTAAGTTGGACAACCTTCTGCTGGACGCCCAGGGTTTCCTGAAGATCGCGGACTTCGGGCTGTGTAAGGAAG GGATCGGCTTTGGGGACCGGACAAGCACCTTCTGCGGCACCCCGGAGTTCCTCGCCCCGGAAGTGCTGACCCAGGAGGCCTACACACGGGCTGTGGACTGGTGGGGGTTGGGTGTGCTGCTCTATGAGATGCTGGTGGGCGAG TGTCCATTCCCCGGGGACACTGAGGAGGAGGTATTTGACTGCATCGTCAATGCGGACGCCCCGTATCCCCGCTTTCTGTCGGTgcaagggcttgaactcattcaGAAG CTCCTCCAGAAGTGCCCGGAGCAGCGCCTCGGGGCGG aCCACCGACTGGCAGGCCCTGCTCGCCCGCACCGTCCAGCCCCCCTTCCTGCCTACCCTCCGTGGCCCTACGGACCTGCGTTACTTCGAGGGCGAGTTTACCGGGCTGCCGCCGGCCCTGACCCCGCCTGA
- the PKN3 gene encoding serine/threonine-protein kinase N3 isoform X10, whose amino-acid sequence MEEGAPRQSGADQQPPEDEKEVIRRAIQKELKIKEGVENLRRVATDRRHLGHVQQLLRASNRRLEQLHGELRALHARILLPGPGLAAPATTGPQPPAEQPRARHLEALQRQLQVELKVKQGAENMTHTYASGTPKERKLLAAAQQMLRDSQLKVALLRMKISSLEASGSPEPGPELLAEELRHRLRIEAAVAEGAKNVVKLLGTRRTQDRKALAEAQAQLQESSQKLDLLRLALEQLLEGLPPAHPLRGRVARELRTAVSGKPQPSGVLVKPTAVTGTLEVRLLGCEQLLTAVPGRSPAAVLAGSPSQGWLRARAKQQRGGGELASEVLAVLKVDNRVVGQTGWGPVTKQSWDQTFIVPLERARELEIGVHWRDWRQLCGVAFLRLEDFLDNACHQLSLSLVPQGLLFAQVTFCDPVIERRPRLQRQKRIFSKRRGQDFLRASQMNLNMAAWGRLVMNLLPPCSSPSTISPPRACPQTPATPRGAANPASPSDFPPKKSPLEEEVRPPPKPPRLYLPREPTPEEIPRTKRPHMEPRTRLGPPLPASATRKPPRLQDFRCLAVLGRGHFGKVLLVQFKGTGKYYAIKALKKQEVLSRDEMESLYCEKRILEAVGRTGHPFLLSLLACFQTSSHACFVTEFAPGGDLMMQIHEDVFPEPQARFYLACVVLGLQFLHEKKIIYRDLKLDNLLLDAQGFLKIADFGLCKEGIGFGDRTSTFCGTPEFLAPEVLTQEAYTRAVDWWGLGVLLYEMLVGECPFPGDTEEEVFDCIVNADAPYPRFLSVQGLELIQKLLQKCPEQRLGAGERDAEEIKTQPFFRTTDWQALLARTVQPPFLPTLRGPTDLRYFEGEFTGLPPALTPPDPRSPLTARQQAAFRDFDFVSEGFLGP is encoded by the exons TCTGGGGCCGACCAGCAGCCCCCAGAGGATGAGAAAGAGGTGATCCGCCGGGCCATCCAGAAGGAGCTGAAGATCAAGGAGGGTGTAGAGAACCTTCGGAGGGTGGCCACGGACCGCCGCCACTTGGGCCACGTACAGCAGCTGCTGCGGGCCTCCAACCGCCGCCTGGAGCAGCTGCACGGGGAGCTGAGGGCGCTGCACGCGCGCATCCTGCTGCCCGGGCCCGGCCTGGCCG CACCCGCCACCACGGGACCCCAGCCACCTGCAGAGCAGCCAAGGGCTCGGCACCTGGAGGCTCTACAGAGGCAGCTGCAGGTAGAGTTGAAGGTGAAGCAGGGGGCGGAGAACATGACGCACACATACGCCAGTGGCACGCCCAAG GAGAGGAAGCTCCTGGCAGCTGCCCAGCAGATGCTGCGGGACAGCCAGCTGAAGGTGGCCCTGCTGCGAATGAAGATTAGCAGCCTGGAAGCCAGTGGGTCCCCTGAACCAG GTCCTGAGCTGCTGGCAGAGGAGCTAAGGCATCGACTACGCATTGAGGCCGCTGTGGCCGAGGGCGCCAAGAACGTGGTGAAGCTGCTGGGTACCCGGCGGACACAAGACCGGAAGGCGCTGGCTGAG GCTCAGGCCCAGCTCCAGGAGTCCTCCCAGAAACTGGATCTCCTGCGGCTGGCCTTGGAACAGCTGCTGGAGGGATTGCCTCCTGCCCACCCTCTGCGTGGCAGAGTGGCCCGGGAGCTGCGGACTGCTGTGTCTGGGAAGCCCCAGCCTTCAGGGGTGCTCGTGAAGCCCACCGCCGTGACAG GGACGCTGGAGGTCCGTCTCCTGGGCTGTGAGCAGCTGCTGACAGCCGTGCCCGGACGCTCCCCGGCGGCTGTGCTGGCCGGGAGCCCCTCGCAGGGCTGGCTTCGGGCCCGGGCCAAGCAGCAGCGTGGCGGAGGAGAGCTGGCCA GTGAGGTGCTGGCTGTGCTGAAGGTGGACAATCGTGTCGTGGGCCAGACCGGCTGGGGGCCAGTGACCAAGCAGTCCTGGGACCAGACCTTTATTGTCCCCCTGGAGCGG GCCCGGGAGCTGGAGATTGGGGTGCACTGGCGGGACTGGAGGCAGCTGTGTGGCGTGGCCTTCCTGCGGCTGGAGGACTTCCTGGACAACGCTTGTCACCAGCTCTCCCTGAGTCTGGTGCCCCAGGGGCTGCTCTTTGCCCAG GTGACCTTCTGTGACCCTGTCATTGAGAGGAGGCCCCGGCTGCAGAGGCAGAAACGCATTTTCTCTAAACGCAGAG GTCAGGACTTTTTGAGGGCTTCCCAGATGAATCTCAACATGGCAGCCTGGGGGCGCTTGGTCATGAACTTGCTGCCCCCCTGCAGCTCCCCAAGCACGATCAGCCCCCCCAGAGCGTGCCCCCAGACCCCAGCCACGCCCCGGGGAGCTGCCAACCCTGCCTCGCCCAG TGATTTCCCACCCAAGAAGAGCCCCTTGGAAGAAGAGGTGAGGCCCCCGCCCAAGCCCCCACGTCTCTACCTGCCCCGGGAGCCAACCCCCGAGGAGATACCG CGCACCAAACGGCCCCACATGGAGCCCAGGACTCGACTCGGGCCACCGCTTCCAGCCTCAGCCACCAG GAAACCCCCCCGCCTTCAGGACTTCCGTTGCTTGGCCGTGCTGGGCCGGGGACACTTCGGGAAG GTCCTCCTGGTCCAGTTCAAGGGGACGGGGAAATACTACGCCATCAAAGCGCTGAAGAAGCAGGAGGTGCTGAGCCGGGACGAGATGGAGAG CCTGTACTGCGAGAAACGCATCCTGGAGGCTGTGGGCCGCACAGGGCACCCCTTCCTGCTGTCCCTCCTCGCCTGCTTCCAGACCTCCAGCCACGCCTGCTTCGTGACAGAGTTTGCGCCCGGTGGTGACCTCATGATGCAGATCCACGAGGACGTCttccctgagccccaggcccG GTTCTACCTGGCCTGTGTGGTCCTTGGGTTACAGTTCTTACACGAGAAGAAAATCATTTACAG GGACCTTAAGTTGGACAACCTTCTGCTGGACGCCCAGGGTTTCCTGAAGATCGCGGACTTCGGGCTGTGTAAGGAAG GGATCGGCTTTGGGGACCGGACAAGCACCTTCTGCGGCACCCCGGAGTTCCTCGCCCCGGAAGTGCTGACCCAGGAGGCCTACACACGGGCTGTGGACTGGTGGGGGTTGGGTGTGCTGCTCTATGAGATGCTGGTGGGCGAG TGTCCATTCCCCGGGGACACTGAGGAGGAGGTATTTGACTGCATCGTCAATGCGGACGCCCCGTATCCCCGCTTTCTGTCGGTgcaagggcttgaactcattcaGAAG CTCCTCCAGAAGTGCCCGGAGCAGCGCCTCGGGGCGGGTGAGCGGGATGCTGAGGAGATCAAGACCCAGCCTTTCTTCAGG aCCACCGACTGGCAGGCCCTGCTCGCCCGCACCGTCCAGCCCCCCTTCCTGCCTACCCTCCGTGGCCCTACGGACCTGCGTTACTTCGAGGGCGAGTTTACCGGGCTGCCGCCGGCCCTGACCCCGCCTGACCCCCGTAGCCCCCTGACGGCCCGCCAGCAGGCTGCCTTCCGGGACTTCGACTTTGTGTCAGAGGGATTCCTGGGGCCCTGA
- the PKN3 gene encoding serine/threonine-protein kinase N3 isoform X4 yields MEEGAPRQSGADQQPPEDEKEVIRRAIQKELKIKEGVENLRRVATDRRHLGHVQQLLRASNRRLEQLHGELRALHARILLPGPGLAAPATTGPQPPAEQPRARHLEALQRQLQVELKVKQGAENMTHTYASGTPKERKLLAAAQQMLRDSQLKVALLRMKISSLEASGSPEPGEALRSGAGQGRAGRGLGADRLLPGPELLAEELRHRLRIEAAVAEGAKNVVKLLGTRRTQDRKALAEAQAQLQESSQKLDLLRLALEQLLEGLPPAHPLRGRVARELRTAVSGKPQPSGVLVKPTAVTGTLEVRLLGCEQLLTAVPGRSPAAVLAGSPSQGWLRARAKQQRGGGELASEVLAVLKVDNRVVGQTGWGPVTKQSWDQTFIVPLERARELEIGVHWRDWRQLCGVAFLRLEDFLDNACHQLSLSLVPQGLLFAQVTFCDPVIERRPRLQRQKRIFSKRRGQDFLRASQMNLNMAAWGRLVMNLLPPCSSPSTISPPRACPQTPATPRGAANPASPSSSVCLCPARCLLSPHSDFPPKKSPLEEEVRPPPKPPRLYLPREPTPEEIPRTKRPHMEPRTRLGPPLPASATRKPPRLQDFRCLAVLGRGHFGKVLLVQFKGTGKYYAIKALKKQEVLSRDEMESLYCEKRILEAVGRTGHPFLLSLLACFQTSSHACFVTEFAPGGDLMMQIHEDVFPEPQARFYLACVVLGLQFLHEKKIIYRDLKLDNLLLDAQGFLKIADFGLCKEGIGFGDRTSTFCGTPEFLAPEVLTQEAYTRAVDWWGLGVLLYEMLVGECPFPGDTEEEVFDCIVNADAPYPRFLSVQGLELIQKLLQKCPEQRLGAGERDAEEIKTQPFFRTTDWQALLARTVQPPFLPTLRGPTDLRYFEGEFTGLPPALTPPDPRSPLTARQQAAFRDFDFVSEGFLGP; encoded by the exons TCTGGGGCCGACCAGCAGCCCCCAGAGGATGAGAAAGAGGTGATCCGCCGGGCCATCCAGAAGGAGCTGAAGATCAAGGAGGGTGTAGAGAACCTTCGGAGGGTGGCCACGGACCGCCGCCACTTGGGCCACGTACAGCAGCTGCTGCGGGCCTCCAACCGCCGCCTGGAGCAGCTGCACGGGGAGCTGAGGGCGCTGCACGCGCGCATCCTGCTGCCCGGGCCCGGCCTGGCCG CACCCGCCACCACGGGACCCCAGCCACCTGCAGAGCAGCCAAGGGCTCGGCACCTGGAGGCTCTACAGAGGCAGCTGCAGGTAGAGTTGAAGGTGAAGCAGGGGGCGGAGAACATGACGCACACATACGCCAGTGGCACGCCCAAG GAGAGGAAGCTCCTGGCAGCTGCCCAGCAGATGCTGCGGGACAGCCAGCTGAAGGTGGCCCTGCTGCGAATGAAGATTAGCAGCCTGGAAGCCAGTGGGTCCCCTGAACCAGGTGAGGCTTTGAGAAGCGGGGCCGGGCAGGGCCGGGCAGGGCGGGGCTTGGGGGCTGACCGCCTCCTCCCAGGTCCTGAGCTGCTGGCAGAGGAGCTAAGGCATCGACTACGCATTGAGGCCGCTGTGGCCGAGGGCGCCAAGAACGTGGTGAAGCTGCTGGGTACCCGGCGGACACAAGACCGGAAGGCGCTGGCTGAG GCTCAGGCCCAGCTCCAGGAGTCCTCCCAGAAACTGGATCTCCTGCGGCTGGCCTTGGAACAGCTGCTGGAGGGATTGCCTCCTGCCCACCCTCTGCGTGGCAGAGTGGCCCGGGAGCTGCGGACTGCTGTGTCTGGGAAGCCCCAGCCTTCAGGGGTGCTCGTGAAGCCCACCGCCGTGACAG GGACGCTGGAGGTCCGTCTCCTGGGCTGTGAGCAGCTGCTGACAGCCGTGCCCGGACGCTCCCCGGCGGCTGTGCTGGCCGGGAGCCCCTCGCAGGGCTGGCTTCGGGCCCGGGCCAAGCAGCAGCGTGGCGGAGGAGAGCTGGCCA GTGAGGTGCTGGCTGTGCTGAAGGTGGACAATCGTGTCGTGGGCCAGACCGGCTGGGGGCCAGTGACCAAGCAGTCCTGGGACCAGACCTTTATTGTCCCCCTGGAGCGG GCCCGGGAGCTGGAGATTGGGGTGCACTGGCGGGACTGGAGGCAGCTGTGTGGCGTGGCCTTCCTGCGGCTGGAGGACTTCCTGGACAACGCTTGTCACCAGCTCTCCCTGAGTCTGGTGCCCCAGGGGCTGCTCTTTGCCCAG GTGACCTTCTGTGACCCTGTCATTGAGAGGAGGCCCCGGCTGCAGAGGCAGAAACGCATTTTCTCTAAACGCAGAG GTCAGGACTTTTTGAGGGCTTCCCAGATGAATCTCAACATGGCAGCCTGGGGGCGCTTGGTCATGAACTTGCTGCCCCCCTGCAGCTCCCCAAGCACGATCAGCCCCCCCAGAGCGTGCCCCCAGACCCCAGCCACGCCCCGGGGAGCTGCCAACCCTGCCTCGCCCAG CTCTTCCGTCTGCCTGTGCCCTGCCAGGTGTCTGCTTTCTCCACATAGTGATTTCCCACCCAAGAAGAGCCCCTTGGAAGAAGAGGTGAGGCCCCCGCCCAAGCCCCCACGTCTCTACCTGCCCCGGGAGCCAACCCCCGAGGAGATACCG CGCACCAAACGGCCCCACATGGAGCCCAGGACTCGACTCGGGCCACCGCTTCCAGCCTCAGCCACCAG GAAACCCCCCCGCCTTCAGGACTTCCGTTGCTTGGCCGTGCTGGGCCGGGGACACTTCGGGAAG GTCCTCCTGGTCCAGTTCAAGGGGACGGGGAAATACTACGCCATCAAAGCGCTGAAGAAGCAGGAGGTGCTGAGCCGGGACGAGATGGAGAG CCTGTACTGCGAGAAACGCATCCTGGAGGCTGTGGGCCGCACAGGGCACCCCTTCCTGCTGTCCCTCCTCGCCTGCTTCCAGACCTCCAGCCACGCCTGCTTCGTGACAGAGTTTGCGCCCGGTGGTGACCTCATGATGCAGATCCACGAGGACGTCttccctgagccccaggcccG GTTCTACCTGGCCTGTGTGGTCCTTGGGTTACAGTTCTTACACGAGAAGAAAATCATTTACAG GGACCTTAAGTTGGACAACCTTCTGCTGGACGCCCAGGGTTTCCTGAAGATCGCGGACTTCGGGCTGTGTAAGGAAG GGATCGGCTTTGGGGACCGGACAAGCACCTTCTGCGGCACCCCGGAGTTCCTCGCCCCGGAAGTGCTGACCCAGGAGGCCTACACACGGGCTGTGGACTGGTGGGGGTTGGGTGTGCTGCTCTATGAGATGCTGGTGGGCGAG TGTCCATTCCCCGGGGACACTGAGGAGGAGGTATTTGACTGCATCGTCAATGCGGACGCCCCGTATCCCCGCTTTCTGTCGGTgcaagggcttgaactcattcaGAAG CTCCTCCAGAAGTGCCCGGAGCAGCGCCTCGGGGCGGGTGAGCGGGATGCTGAGGAGATCAAGACCCAGCCTTTCTTCAGG aCCACCGACTGGCAGGCCCTGCTCGCCCGCACCGTCCAGCCCCCCTTCCTGCCTACCCTCCGTGGCCCTACGGACCTGCGTTACTTCGAGGGCGAGTTTACCGGGCTGCCGCCGGCCCTGACCCCGCCTGACCCCCGTAGCCCCCTGACGGCCCGCCAGCAGGCTGCCTTCCGGGACTTCGACTTTGTGTCAGAGGGATTCCTGGGGCCCTGA
- the PKN3 gene encoding serine/threonine-protein kinase N3 isoform X5, whose amino-acid sequence MESRESGADQQPPEDEKEVIRRAIQKELKIKEGVENLRRVATDRRHLGHVQQLLRASNRRLEQLHGELRALHARILLPGPGLAAPATTGPQPPAEQPRARHLEALQRQLQVELKVKQGAENMTHTYASGTPKERKLLAAAQQMLRDSQLKVALLRMKISSLEASGSPEPGEALRSGAGQGRAGRGLGADRLLPGPELLAEELRHRLRIEAAVAEGAKNVVKLLGTRRTQDRKALAEAQAQLQESSQKLDLLRLALEQLLEGLPPAHPLRGRVARELRTAVSGKPQPSGVLVKPTAVTGTLEVRLLGCEQLLTAVPGRSPAAVLAGSPSQGWLRARAKQQRGGGELASEVLAVLKVDNRVVGQTGWGPVTKQSWDQTFIVPLERARELEIGVHWRDWRQLCGVAFLRLEDFLDNACHQLSLSLVPQGLLFAQVTFCDPVIERRPRLQRQKRIFSKRRGQDFLRASQMNLNMAAWGRLVMNLLPPCSSPSTISPPRACPQTPATPRGAANPASPSSSVCLCPARCLLSPHSDFPPKKSPLEEEVRPPPKPPRLYLPREPTPEEIPRTKRPHMEPRTRLGPPLPASATRKPPRLQDFRCLAVLGRGHFGKVLLVQFKGTGKYYAIKALKKQEVLSRDEMESLYCEKRILEAVGRTGHPFLLSLLACFQTSSHACFVTEFAPGGDLMMQIHEDVFPEPQARFYLACVVLGLQFLHEKKIIYRDLKLDNLLLDAQGFLKIADFGLCKEGIGFGDRTSTFCGTPEFLAPEVLTQEAYTRAVDWWGLGVLLYEMLVGECPFPGDTEEEVFDCIVNADAPYPRFLSVQGLELIQKLLQKCPEQRLGAGERDAEEIKTQPFFRTTDWQALLARTVQPPFLPTLRGPTDLRYFEGEFTGLPPALTPPDPRSPLTARQQAAFRDFDFVSEGFLGP is encoded by the exons TCTGGGGCCGACCAGCAGCCCCCAGAGGATGAGAAAGAGGTGATCCGCCGGGCCATCCAGAAGGAGCTGAAGATCAAGGAGGGTGTAGAGAACCTTCGGAGGGTGGCCACGGACCGCCGCCACTTGGGCCACGTACAGCAGCTGCTGCGGGCCTCCAACCGCCGCCTGGAGCAGCTGCACGGGGAGCTGAGGGCGCTGCACGCGCGCATCCTGCTGCCCGGGCCCGGCCTGGCCG CACCCGCCACCACGGGACCCCAGCCACCTGCAGAGCAGCCAAGGGCTCGGCACCTGGAGGCTCTACAGAGGCAGCTGCAGGTAGAGTTGAAGGTGAAGCAGGGGGCGGAGAACATGACGCACACATACGCCAGTGGCACGCCCAAG GAGAGGAAGCTCCTGGCAGCTGCCCAGCAGATGCTGCGGGACAGCCAGCTGAAGGTGGCCCTGCTGCGAATGAAGATTAGCAGCCTGGAAGCCAGTGGGTCCCCTGAACCAGGTGAGGCTTTGAGAAGCGGGGCCGGGCAGGGCCGGGCAGGGCGGGGCTTGGGGGCTGACCGCCTCCTCCCAGGTCCTGAGCTGCTGGCAGAGGAGCTAAGGCATCGACTACGCATTGAGGCCGCTGTGGCCGAGGGCGCCAAGAACGTGGTGAAGCTGCTGGGTACCCGGCGGACACAAGACCGGAAGGCGCTGGCTGAG GCTCAGGCCCAGCTCCAGGAGTCCTCCCAGAAACTGGATCTCCTGCGGCTGGCCTTGGAACAGCTGCTGGAGGGATTGCCTCCTGCCCACCCTCTGCGTGGCAGAGTGGCCCGGGAGCTGCGGACTGCTGTGTCTGGGAAGCCCCAGCCTTCAGGGGTGCTCGTGAAGCCCACCGCCGTGACAG GGACGCTGGAGGTCCGTCTCCTGGGCTGTGAGCAGCTGCTGACAGCCGTGCCCGGACGCTCCCCGGCGGCTGTGCTGGCCGGGAGCCCCTCGCAGGGCTGGCTTCGGGCCCGGGCCAAGCAGCAGCGTGGCGGAGGAGAGCTGGCCA GTGAGGTGCTGGCTGTGCTGAAGGTGGACAATCGTGTCGTGGGCCAGACCGGCTGGGGGCCAGTGACCAAGCAGTCCTGGGACCAGACCTTTATTGTCCCCCTGGAGCGG GCCCGGGAGCTGGAGATTGGGGTGCACTGGCGGGACTGGAGGCAGCTGTGTGGCGTGGCCTTCCTGCGGCTGGAGGACTTCCTGGACAACGCTTGTCACCAGCTCTCCCTGAGTCTGGTGCCCCAGGGGCTGCTCTTTGCCCAG GTGACCTTCTGTGACCCTGTCATTGAGAGGAGGCCCCGGCTGCAGAGGCAGAAACGCATTTTCTCTAAACGCAGAG GTCAGGACTTTTTGAGGGCTTCCCAGATGAATCTCAACATGGCAGCCTGGGGGCGCTTGGTCATGAACTTGCTGCCCCCCTGCAGCTCCCCAAGCACGATCAGCCCCCCCAGAGCGTGCCCCCAGACCCCAGCCACGCCCCGGGGAGCTGCCAACCCTGCCTCGCCCAG CTCTTCCGTCTGCCTGTGCCCTGCCAGGTGTCTGCTTTCTCCACATAGTGATTTCCCACCCAAGAAGAGCCCCTTGGAAGAAGAGGTGAGGCCCCCGCCCAAGCCCCCACGTCTCTACCTGCCCCGGGAGCCAACCCCCGAGGAGATACCG CGCACCAAACGGCCCCACATGGAGCCCAGGACTCGACTCGGGCCACCGCTTCCAGCCTCAGCCACCAG GAAACCCCCCCGCCTTCAGGACTTCCGTTGCTTGGCCGTGCTGGGCCGGGGACACTTCGGGAAG GTCCTCCTGGTCCAGTTCAAGGGGACGGGGAAATACTACGCCATCAAAGCGCTGAAGAAGCAGGAGGTGCTGAGCCGGGACGAGATGGAGAG CCTGTACTGCGAGAAACGCATCCTGGAGGCTGTGGGCCGCACAGGGCACCCCTTCCTGCTGTCCCTCCTCGCCTGCTTCCAGACCTCCAGCCACGCCTGCTTCGTGACAGAGTTTGCGCCCGGTGGTGACCTCATGATGCAGATCCACGAGGACGTCttccctgagccccaggcccG GTTCTACCTGGCCTGTGTGGTCCTTGGGTTACAGTTCTTACACGAGAAGAAAATCATTTACAG GGACCTTAAGTTGGACAACCTTCTGCTGGACGCCCAGGGTTTCCTGAAGATCGCGGACTTCGGGCTGTGTAAGGAAG GGATCGGCTTTGGGGACCGGACAAGCACCTTCTGCGGCACCCCGGAGTTCCTCGCCCCGGAAGTGCTGACCCAGGAGGCCTACACACGGGCTGTGGACTGGTGGGGGTTGGGTGTGCTGCTCTATGAGATGCTGGTGGGCGAG TGTCCATTCCCCGGGGACACTGAGGAGGAGGTATTTGACTGCATCGTCAATGCGGACGCCCCGTATCCCCGCTTTCTGTCGGTgcaagggcttgaactcattcaGAAG CTCCTCCAGAAGTGCCCGGAGCAGCGCCTCGGGGCGGGTGAGCGGGATGCTGAGGAGATCAAGACCCAGCCTTTCTTCAGG aCCACCGACTGGCAGGCCCTGCTCGCCCGCACCGTCCAGCCCCCCTTCCTGCCTACCCTCCGTGGCCCTACGGACCTGCGTTACTTCGAGGGCGAGTTTACCGGGCTGCCGCCGGCCCTGACCCCGCCTGACCCCCGTAGCCCCCTGACGGCCCGCCAGCAGGCTGCCTTCCGGGACTTCGACTTTGTGTCAGAGGGATTCCTGGGGCCCTGA